One Helicoverpa armigera isolate CAAS_96S chromosome 1, ASM3070526v1, whole genome shotgun sequence genomic window carries:
- the LOC110377819 gene encoding uncharacterized protein LOC110377819 produces MSARLLVVLVCMAELTALIAAGGGGGGHKKVIIHVPLFVKHHHHKHTIVKHIHHKSGGGGGDDHYEVLGYTYGEPKPAPHFGGGHGWGAAEETHDGSYGEAPVSFEGGDHTGYALSSGGEEESYGSEGGHGGY; encoded by the exons ATGTCTGCCCGTCTTCTG GTTGTGTTAGTCTGCATGGCAGAGCTGACGGCGTTGatcgcggcgggcggcggcggcggcggccacAAAAAAGTCATCATCCACGTGCCTTTGTTCGtgaaacatcatcatcataaacaCACCATCGTCAAGCACATTCATCACAAGAGCGGCGGCGGTGGTGGTGATGACCACTACGAGGTTTTGGGATACACTTACGGAGAACCCAAGCCTGCGCCACATTTCGGAGGAG GACACGGTTGGGGAGCCGCGGAGGAAACTCACGACGGCAGCTACGGTGAGGCTCCCGTCAGCTTCGAGGGTGGTGACCACACGGGCTACGCTCTCTCTTCTGGCGGTGAGGAAGAGTCCTACGGCTCCGAAGGAGGCCACGGAGGATACTGA
- the LOC126053536 gene encoding midnolin homolog → MDVAKYLTVLVVLCLEGGETGGGGKHHDHVRIHIPEFIHHDHHKKVITIHHHHHKPKKEHHHHHHHHHKPQIPHGHHYHHHHKKVHTKTHTESKGGKHHHAKHGHHGHHGHHGHHGHHGHHGHHGHGHHHDAPVVPSFSYTPSAIPSYEDDYSPSYSPSYSPPVPAYGGIPSTDYSSPQVPRVHGVTHTVKQVKVFDSLPGALPNKGVGHGYEVTEEGEEDDDVFTTVNQLQNRFPATFGYVRSAAAQPTNDPYAELNAQDALPTNFASAPAPTIGLSSGIESFAGTVQSDPFASSAPTQTISLPSAEPSAEFPVSFQGESFDGQLNSFAGSDGKDGAFISNEENTLSEDTPVSFTREAGIQQTTNTGNVETLVY, encoded by the coding sequence TGACCACGTGCGAATACACATACCGGAGTTCATTCATCATGACCACCATAAGAAAGTGATCACTATTCACCATCACCATCACAAGCCAAAGAAagagcatcatcatcatcaccatcaccaCCACAAGCCTCAGATTCCGCACGgccatcattatcatcatcatcataagaaagttcatacgaAGACTCATACGGAGTCTAAAGGTGGGAAGCATCATCACGCTAAGCATGGCCACCACGGTCACCATGGTCATCACGGTCATCATGGCCATCACGGTCATCACGGTCACCACGGACACGGTCATCACCACGATGCGCCCGTCGTGCCAAGCTTCAGCTACACGCCCAGCGCAATTCCCTCCTACGAGGACGACTACTCTCCTTCATATTCACCGTCATATTCCCCACCAGTGCCTGCGTATGGAGGCATCCCGAGCACAGACTACTCTTCCCCTCAGGTGCCCCGTGTGCACGGAGTAACCCACACGGTTAAACAAGTTAAAGTGTTCGACTCGCTTCCTGGCGCCCTCCCTAACAAAGGCGTCGGCCATGGTTACGAGGTGACCGAAGAAGGcgaagaagatgatgatgtctTCACGACTGTAAACCAACTCCAGAACAGATTCCCAGCGACGTTCGGCTATGTTCGCAGTGCGGCCGCTCAGCCGACGAATGATCCATACGCAGAATTGAATGCTCAAGATGCACTGCCGACAAACTTTGCATCAGCACCGGCGCCTACTATAGGGCTATCGAGTGGCATAGAGAGTTTCGCGGGAACTGTGCAGAGCGATCCGTTCGCCTCTTCAGCCCCAACTCAGACTATAAGCTTGCCTAGTGCTGAGCCTTCAGCTGAGTTCCCAGTGTCCTTCCAAGGAGAGAGTTTCGACGGTCAACTGAACTCTTTTGCGGGATCAGATGGTAAAGACGGAGCATTTATATCGAATGAAGAAAATACTTTGTCCGAAGATACCCCAGTATCCTTCACGAGAGAGGCGGGCATACAACAGACTACCAATACTGGTAATGTTGAAACCCTCGTATATTAG